From the genome of Bacteroidota bacterium, one region includes:
- a CDS encoding DUF819 family protein yields the protein MEGPIFTNDAIVFGLLLASLAFVFHTSSSNNKNWKRFYKIFPPLLMAYLIPSFLNSFGIISEEHSELYTMAKLYLLPTSLVLMTLSIDLKAIVNLGPKSIIMFFTGTVGIMLGGPLAILIVSYFSPDTVGGVGFDAVWRGLTTIAGSWIGGGANQAAMLEIYQYPQEKYGAMVLVDIIVANIWMAVLLMGIGRTAKIDKWLNADSSAIEELKNKVANYTASISRMPTLKDYMLIIGVGFGVTALAHMFADSFTVWLVETFPGMNESSLSSSFFWLIVVSTTLGLLLSFTKAKKLEGAGASKIGSVFIYILVATIGMKMNVLQIFENPGLLAVGLIWMTFHVLLLGVVAKIIKAPYFFLTVGSQANVGGAASAPIVAAAFNPALAPVGVLLAVLGYAVGTYGAMFSAYLMELASNL from the coding sequence ATGGAAGGACCTATATTTACAAACGATGCGATAGTATTTGGATTACTTCTGGCTTCTCTTGCCTTTGTATTTCACACATCTAGCAGCAACAATAAAAATTGGAAAAGGTTCTATAAGATCTTTCCTCCTTTATTAATGGCTTATCTGATTCCAAGTTTCCTGAATTCTTTTGGAATTATATCAGAAGAACACTCAGAATTATACACAATGGCAAAACTTTACCTTTTGCCTACATCATTGGTTTTAATGACCTTGAGCATAGACCTTAAAGCTATTGTTAACCTTGGACCTAAAAGTATTATCATGTTCTTTACCGGAACAGTAGGAATTATGCTGGGTGGTCCTTTAGCCATTTTGATAGTTTCTTACTTTTCTCCTGATACAGTTGGAGGAGTTGGTTTTGATGCAGTTTGGAGAGGTTTAACTACCATTGCAGGAAGTTGGATTGGTGGCGGTGCTAACCAGGCAGCTATGTTGGAAATATACCAGTATCCACAAGAAAAATATGGTGCAATGGTACTTGTCGACATAATTGTAGCCAATATTTGGATGGCAGTATTATTAATGGGAATTGGTAGAACTGCTAAAATAGATAAGTGGTTAAATGCAGATTCATCTGCAATTGAAGAACTTAAAAATAAAGTTGCCAACTATACAGCCAGTATATCCAGAATGCCTACACTTAAAGACTATATGTTAATTATCGGTGTTGGATTTGGTGTAACTGCCCTGGCACACATGTTTGCCGACAGTTTTACAGTATGGCTAGTTGAAACTTTCCCAGGCATGAATGAAAGTTCATTGAGTTCCAGTTTCTTTTGGCTAATTGTTGTTTCAACTACATTAGGTTTACTACTATCATTTACAAAAGCGAAAAAACTCGAGGGAGCAGGAGCTTCAAAAATCGGTAGTGTATTTATCTACATCTTAGTTGCTACCATTGGTATGAAGATGAATGTTTTACAGATTTTCGAAAACCCGGGACTTTTGGCCGTTGGTTTAATCTGGATGACATTCCATGTTTTACTGTTAGGAGTGGTTGCCAAAATAATTAAGGCTCCATATTTTTTCTTAACAGTTGGAAGTCAGGCAAATGTTGGAGGAGCAGCATCGGCACCGATAGTTGCAGCTGCATTCAATCCGGCATTAGCACCGGTTGGAGTTCTTTTGGCAGTTTTGGGTTATGCAGTAGGTACATACGGGGCTATGTTCTCGGCCTACCTGATGGAACTTGCTTCTAATCTTTAA